One Georgenia wutianyii DNA segment encodes these proteins:
- a CDS encoding ABC transporter ATP-binding protein, whose translation MTTTTREPAVRVRGIRKSFKGLDVLRGVDLDVAAGSILALLGSNGAGKTTLVRILSTLTRPDAGSAVVHGHDVLAEPAAVRESISLTGQFAAVDDVLTGRENLVLVARLRHLPNPGAVADELLDRMSLTDAGGRRAGEYSGGMRRRLDIAMSLVGDPPVVFLDEPTTGLDPQGRAEVWRTVKRLADAGTTVLLTTQYLEEAEQLADRIAILHGGTIVQHGTLAELKALLPPATVEYVEKQPTLEEVFLVLVGEPAEDASGVSVRRDR comes from the coding sequence ATGACCACGACCACCCGCGAGCCCGCCGTCCGGGTGCGCGGGATCAGGAAGTCCTTCAAGGGGCTCGACGTCCTGCGCGGCGTCGACCTCGACGTCGCGGCGGGCAGCATCCTCGCCCTCCTCGGCTCCAACGGCGCCGGCAAGACGACGCTCGTGCGGATCCTCTCCACGCTCACGCGACCGGACGCGGGCAGCGCCGTCGTCCACGGGCACGACGTCCTCGCCGAGCCCGCCGCTGTCCGCGAGTCGATCAGCCTCACCGGCCAGTTCGCCGCCGTCGACGACGTGCTCACCGGGCGGGAGAACCTCGTGCTCGTCGCGCGGCTGCGCCACCTGCCGAACCCCGGAGCCGTCGCCGACGAGCTGCTCGACCGCATGTCCCTCACCGACGCCGGCGGGCGCCGGGCGGGGGAGTACTCCGGCGGCATGCGCCGCCGCCTCGACATCGCGATGAGCCTCGTCGGCGACCCGCCCGTCGTCTTCCTCGACGAGCCGACCACGGGCCTGGACCCGCAGGGGCGCGCCGAGGTGTGGCGGACCGTCAAGCGGCTGGCCGACGCCGGCACCACCGTCCTCCTCACCACGCAGTACCTCGAGGAGGCCGAGCAGCTCGCCGACCGGATCGCGATCCTCCACGGGGGCACGATCGTCCAGCACGGCACGCTCGCCGAGCTGAAGGCGCTCCTGCCGCCGGCGACCGTGGAGTACGTGGAGAAGCAGCCCACCCTCGAGGAGGTCTTCCTCGTCCTGGTCGGGGAGCCCGCCGAGGACGCCAGCGGTGTGTCGGTGAGGAGGGACCGGTGA
- a CDS encoding VOC family protein, whose translation MFRGFATTSFYADDLAEAVAWYAELFGVQPYYAYPPPPAEPAYVEFRVGDDEDELGFIDRRYAPAGASNPPGGAVVFWHVDDLPGTAQRLLAMGATEYEPVTPRAQGFTTASFVDPFGNVLGVMHNPHYLEVVGRRARE comes from the coding sequence ATGTTTCGAGGGTTCGCCACGACCAGCTTCTACGCCGACGACCTGGCCGAGGCCGTCGCCTGGTACGCCGAGCTGTTCGGCGTACAGCCGTACTACGCCTACCCACCCCCGCCGGCCGAGCCCGCGTACGTGGAGTTCCGGGTCGGCGACGACGAGGACGAGCTCGGGTTCATCGACCGCCGGTACGCGCCCGCCGGGGCGTCCAACCCGCCTGGTGGAGCCGTGGTGTTCTGGCACGTCGACGACCTGCCCGGGACGGCGCAGCGCCTGCTCGCGATGGGGGCGACCGAGTACGAGCCGGTCACCCCGCGCGCCCAGGGGTTCACCACGGCATCGTTCGTCGACCCGTTCGGGAACGTCCTCGGCGTCATGCACAACCCGCACTACCTCGAGGTCGTCGGACGACGAGCGAGGGAGTGA
- a CDS encoding gamma-glutamyltransferase family protein: protein MPPAFTPPPPFTTRPTLQGTFGMAASTHWIATATAQSVLERGGNAFDAAAAAGFVLHVVEPHLNGPGGDMPAIFVTADAPGDPVVLMGQGPAPAGATREHYRGLGLDLVPGAGALAAAVPGAVDAWLLLLRDHGTWDLADVLAPAIGYARDGHPVLPATCRTIAAVADLFREHWPTSAALWLPGGRVPRPGELVRNEAYARTLERLVGAGGAGDRESRIEAARAAWREGFVAEEASRFAAVPHRHSDGGTYAGVITPADFAAFTAGYEPAVTAEFRGHTVAKTGPWGQGPALLQMLTLLDGLDDERLDPSTALGAHTVLEVLKLALADRDAYYGDDDDARAALDVLLSPGYAAERRALIGETASAELRPGVVPGREPFRPPLRETDDAQVAGVGEPTVGTGGEQRGDTCHVDVVDRWGNMVSATPSGGWLQSSPTVPGLGFCLGTRLQMTWLEDGASSSLQPGRRPRTTLTPTLVLRDGHAVTALGSPGGDQQDQWQLLYLLRTIVGGYGPQEAIDAPAFHTRSMPDSFWPRAWDPARAVVEDRLGEDVIAELERRGHRVTRAGDWSLGRLSAVTRDPATGLLGAAANPRGMQGYAAGR, encoded by the coding sequence ATGCCGCCGGCCTTCACCCCACCGCCCCCCTTCACCACGCGCCCCACCCTCCAGGGCACCTTCGGGATGGCGGCCTCGACGCACTGGATCGCGACGGCGACGGCCCAGTCCGTCCTCGAGCGCGGCGGCAACGCCTTCGACGCCGCCGCGGCGGCCGGTTTCGTCCTCCACGTCGTCGAGCCGCACCTCAACGGGCCGGGCGGGGACATGCCGGCGATCTTCGTGACGGCCGACGCCCCGGGCGACCCGGTGGTCCTCATGGGGCAGGGTCCGGCGCCCGCCGGCGCCACCCGGGAGCACTACCGCGGCCTGGGCCTCGACCTCGTCCCCGGCGCCGGTGCCCTCGCCGCGGCCGTGCCGGGCGCCGTCGACGCCTGGCTGCTGCTCCTGCGCGACCACGGCACCTGGGACCTCGCCGACGTCCTCGCCCCCGCGATCGGGTACGCCCGCGACGGCCACCCCGTCCTGCCCGCGACGTGCCGCACCATCGCCGCCGTCGCCGACCTCTTCCGCGAGCACTGGCCCACCTCGGCCGCGCTGTGGCTCCCCGGCGGGCGCGTCCCGCGGCCCGGTGAGCTCGTCCGCAACGAGGCGTACGCCCGCACCCTCGAACGCCTCGTCGGGGCGGGCGGTGCCGGTGACCGGGAGAGTCGGATCGAGGCGGCGCGGGCCGCGTGGCGCGAGGGGTTCGTCGCCGAGGAGGCCTCCCGGTTCGCCGCCGTCCCCCACCGCCACTCCGACGGCGGTACCTACGCCGGGGTCATCACGCCCGCGGACTTCGCCGCCTTCACCGCGGGCTACGAGCCCGCGGTCACCGCCGAGTTCCGTGGCCACACGGTCGCCAAGACCGGCCCGTGGGGGCAGGGGCCGGCGCTCCTGCAGATGCTCACCCTGCTCGACGGCCTCGACGACGAGCGCCTCGACCCGTCCACCGCGCTCGGCGCACACACCGTCCTCGAGGTCCTCAAGCTCGCCCTCGCCGACCGCGACGCCTACTACGGCGACGACGACGACGCACGGGCCGCCCTCGACGTCCTCCTCTCCCCCGGCTACGCCGCCGAGCGTCGCGCGCTCATCGGGGAGACCGCCTCCGCCGAGCTGCGGCCGGGCGTCGTCCCGGGCCGCGAGCCGTTCCGCCCGCCACTGCGCGAGACAGACGACGCGCAGGTCGCCGGCGTCGGCGAGCCGACCGTCGGCACGGGCGGCGAGCAGCGCGGGGACACCTGCCACGTCGACGTCGTCGACCGGTGGGGCAACATGGTCTCCGCGACGCCCTCGGGCGGGTGGCTGCAGTCCTCCCCGACCGTCCCCGGGCTCGGCTTCTGCCTGGGCACGCGGCTGCAGATGACGTGGCTGGAGGACGGCGCCTCGTCCTCGCTCCAGCCCGGGCGCCGTCCGCGCACCACGCTCACGCCCACGCTCGTGCTGCGCGACGGTCACGCCGTCACCGCACTCGGCTCCCCCGGCGGCGACCAGCAGGACCAGTGGCAGCTGCTCTACCTGCTCCGCACGATCGTCGGCGGGTACGGCCCGCAGGAGGCCATCGACGCCCCGGCGTTCCACACCCGCTCGATGCCCGACTCGTTCTGGCCGCGCGCGTGGGACCCGGCGCGCGCCGTCGTCGAGGACCGGCTGGGCGAGGACGTCATCGCCGAGCTCGAGCGGCGGGGCCACCGCGTGACGCGCGCCGGCGACTGGTCCCTGGGGCGGCTGTCCGCCGTCACCCGGGACCCGGCCACCGGGCTGCTCGGCGCGGCTGCCAACCCGCGCGGCATGCAGGGCTACGCCGCCGGCCGCTGA
- a CDS encoding multicopper oxidase domain-containing protein, whose protein sequence is MTDTPTTPQADSGFSRRSMLAGAAAALFVPATAAALGGTSAAAAATAPLSRSLATPEGTTHRITMYVEDLGGGQFGYGLAPGQATIPGPVLEMYEGDTMEITLVNTTQSTVSIHPHGVLYTTDSDGAPMNDSFNQPGETRTYTWRTTGEKSLGRWARPGTAGYWHYHDHAMGTVHGSGGIAAGLYGGLVVRRRGDILPDRQFTMVFNGMLINNKLAPNTPMFEANHGETVEFICIGHGDMFHTFHLHAHRWANTRTGYLEGPRDSSQIIDNRDLNGGDSFGFQVIAGEDVGPGAWMYHCHVQFHSDAGMAGIFLVRNADGSMPDGAQEAIDRFHGHEGGH, encoded by the coding sequence ATGACCGACACACCCACCACGCCGCAGGCCGACTCAGGCTTCTCGCGGCGCAGCATGCTCGCCGGTGCGGCAGCTGCCCTCTTCGTCCCGGCGACCGCCGCGGCGCTGGGCGGCACGTCCGCCGCCGCCGCAGCGACCGCACCCCTGTCGCGCTCGCTCGCGACCCCGGAGGGGACGACGCACCGGATCACCATGTACGTCGAGGACCTCGGCGGCGGACAGTTCGGCTACGGGCTCGCGCCCGGCCAGGCGACGATCCCCGGACCCGTCCTCGAGATGTACGAGGGCGACACGATGGAGATCACCCTCGTCAACACGACCCAGAGCACCGTCTCCATCCACCCGCACGGCGTCCTGTACACCACCGACTCCGACGGCGCCCCGATGAACGACTCGTTCAACCAGCCCGGCGAGACCCGCACCTACACCTGGCGCACCACCGGGGAGAAGTCGCTCGGCCGCTGGGCCCGTCCCGGGACCGCCGGCTACTGGCACTACCACGACCACGCGATGGGCACGGTGCACGGATCCGGCGGCATCGCCGCGGGCCTCTACGGCGGGCTCGTCGTCCGCCGTCGCGGCGACATCCTGCCCGACCGCCAGTTCACGATGGTGTTCAACGGGATGCTCATCAACAACAAGCTCGCGCCGAACACGCCGATGTTCGAGGCCAACCACGGGGAGACCGTGGAGTTCATCTGCATCGGCCACGGCGACATGTTCCACACCTTCCACCTGCACGCCCATCGTTGGGCCAACACCCGCACCGGGTACCTCGAGGGTCCCCGCGACTCCAGCCAGATCATCGACAACCGGGACCTCAACGGTGGGGACTCCTTCGGCTTCCAGGTGATCGCCGGCGAGGACGTCGGCCCGGGGGCGTGGATGTACCACTGCCACGTCCAGTTCCACTCCGACGCCGGGATGGCGGGCATCTTCCTCGTGCGCAACGCGGACGGCTCCATGCCCGACGGCGCGCAGGAGGCCATCGACCGGTTCCACGGCCACGAAGGAGGTCACTGA
- a CDS encoding LLM class flavin-dependent oxidoreductase, translating to MKNIGFLSFGHWAPSPQSQVRSARDALVQSIELAVAAEELGADGAYFRVHHFARQLASPFPLLAAIGARTSRIEIGTGVIDMRYENPLYFAEDAGAADLISGGRLQLGVSRGSPEQVVRGYEYFGNVPDAGTSDADMARSRTLRLLEVLDGEGFAEPNPRPMFPNPPGLLRVEPHSPGLRRRVWWGAGSRATAEWAAEHGMNLMSSTLLTEDTGIPFHLLQAEQIQRYRDAWRAAGHDWEPRVSVSRSIFPLVTDQDRELFWRDTHSTDQVGRLEGGLARFGRSYAGEPDRLVEELAADEAVAAADTLLLTVPNMLGVDYNAHVVEAVLTHLAPALGWR from the coding sequence ATGAAGAACATCGGCTTCCTGTCCTTCGGCCACTGGGCTCCCTCGCCGCAGTCGCAGGTGCGCTCCGCACGCGACGCGCTCGTGCAGTCGATCGAGCTCGCGGTCGCGGCCGAGGAGCTCGGGGCCGACGGCGCCTACTTCCGCGTCCACCACTTCGCCCGCCAGCTCGCCTCGCCGTTCCCGCTGCTCGCCGCGATCGGCGCCCGCACGAGCCGCATCGAGATCGGCACCGGCGTCATCGACATGCGCTACGAGAACCCGCTGTACTTCGCCGAGGACGCCGGCGCCGCCGACCTCATCTCCGGCGGGCGGCTCCAGCTCGGCGTCAGCCGCGGCTCACCGGAGCAGGTGGTCCGCGGCTACGAGTACTTCGGCAACGTCCCCGACGCCGGCACCTCCGACGCCGACATGGCCCGCTCCCGCACGCTGCGCCTCCTCGAGGTGCTCGACGGCGAGGGCTTCGCCGAGCCGAACCCGCGCCCGATGTTCCCCAACCCGCCCGGGCTGCTGCGCGTCGAGCCGCACTCCCCCGGGCTGCGTCGGCGGGTCTGGTGGGGCGCGGGGTCGCGGGCCACCGCGGAGTGGGCGGCCGAGCACGGGATGAACCTCATGAGCTCCACCCTGCTCACCGAGGACACCGGGATCCCCTTCCACCTGCTGCAGGCCGAGCAGATCCAGCGCTACCGCGACGCCTGGCGCGCTGCGGGCCACGACTGGGAGCCGCGCGTCTCGGTGAGCCGCTCGATCTTCCCGCTCGTCACCGACCAGGACCGCGAGCTCTTCTGGCGCGACACGCACTCCACCGACCAGGTCGGCCGGCTCGAGGGCGGGCTCGCCCGCTTCGGCAGGTCCTACGCGGGCGAGCCGGACCGGCTGGTGGAGGAGCTCGCGGCCGACGAGGCGGTGGCCGCGGCGGACACCCTGCTGCTCACGGTGCCGAACATGCTCGGCGTGGACTACAACGCCCACGTCGTCGAGGCGGTCCTCACCCACCTCGCGCCGGCTCTGGGGTGGCGATGA
- a CDS encoding ABC transporter permease — MATHALADTRALTGRSLRHVLRSPDTIITTAITPVAIMLLFVYVLGSAIDTGGRYVDYLLPGILLITIASGVAYTSYRLFLDLAGGIVDRFRSMPVARPAVLWAHVLTSLVANAVSVALVVGVAFLIGFRTGASVGAWLAVVGILTLFTLALTWLAVVAGLSARTVDGAGAFGYPLIFLPFLSSAFVPTDGMPGPVAWFAEHQPVTPVVDTLRSLFAGTPVGTDIWVALAWLAAVLLLGYAAAVVLDRRKAR, encoded by the coding sequence ATGGCCACCCACGCCCTCGCGGACACCCGCGCCCTCACCGGGCGCTCGCTGCGCCACGTCCTGCGCAGCCCGGACACGATCATCACGACGGCGATCACGCCTGTCGCGATCATGCTGCTCTTCGTCTACGTCCTCGGCAGCGCCATCGACACCGGCGGCCGGTACGTCGACTACCTCCTGCCGGGCATCCTGCTCATCACCATCGCCTCGGGCGTCGCCTACACGTCCTACCGGCTGTTCCTCGACCTCGCGGGCGGGATCGTCGACCGCTTCCGGTCGATGCCGGTCGCCCGGCCCGCCGTGCTGTGGGCCCACGTCCTCACGTCGCTGGTTGCGAACGCCGTCTCGGTGGCGCTCGTCGTCGGCGTCGCGTTCCTCATCGGCTTCCGCACCGGGGCGTCCGTGGGTGCCTGGCTCGCCGTCGTCGGGATCCTCACGCTCTTCACCCTCGCCCTCACCTGGCTCGCGGTGGTCGCCGGGCTCAGTGCCAGGACGGTCGACGGCGCGGGTGCGTTCGGCTACCCGCTGATCTTCCTGCCGTTCCTCAGCTCGGCCTTCGTCCCGACCGACGGCATGCCGGGACCGGTCGCGTGGTTCGCCGAGCACCAGCCGGTGACGCCGGTCGTCGACACGCTGCGCTCCCTGTTCGCCGGGACGCCCGTGGGGACGGACATCTGGGTCGCTCTCGCGTGGCTCGCCGCGGTCCTGCTCCTCGGCTACGCCGCGGCCGTCGTCCTGGATCGCCGCAAGGCGCGCTGA
- a CDS encoding DUF1048 domain-containing protein, which produces MTGKWYEALTGSLEEKRQYRQDKARIDGLPEPQRTAARAMHRYLMYYGAVTAADALTTMVTDLADLWERAAVDGTPVRDIVGEDPVDFAETFAQAYVGKQWLDKERARLTRAIEGATAQEKGTDA; this is translated from the coding sequence ATGACAGGAAAGTGGTACGAGGCCCTCACGGGCTCGCTGGAGGAGAAGAGGCAGTACCGGCAGGACAAGGCCCGCATCGACGGGCTGCCCGAGCCGCAGCGCACCGCTGCCCGGGCGATGCACCGGTACCTCATGTACTACGGGGCCGTCACCGCCGCTGACGCGCTCACGACGATGGTCACCGACCTCGCCGACCTCTGGGAGCGCGCCGCCGTCGACGGCACGCCGGTCCGCGACATCGTCGGGGAGGACCCGGTCGACTTCGCCGAGACGTTCGCCCAGGCCTACGTCGGCAAGCAGTGGCTCGACAAGGAGCGCGCCCGCCTCACGAGGGCGATCGAGGGCGCCACCGCCCAGGAGAAGGGGACGGACGCATGA
- a CDS encoding nuclear transport factor 2 family protein, with the protein MTDLAAAAWAGEELLLSPAVRADRSRLEPLLSADFTEIGQSGRWWGREEILAELTGESLPPGPATLTERAAREVGPGTLLLTYRLDLGTGASRRSSLWCEEDGAVRCVFHQGTPLPG; encoded by the coding sequence ATGACCGACCTCGCCGCAGCGGCGTGGGCAGGTGAGGAGTTGCTGCTGAGCCCGGCCGTGCGCGCGGACCGCTCGCGCCTGGAGCCGCTGCTCTCCGCGGACTTCACCGAGATCGGGCAGTCGGGCAGGTGGTGGGGCCGGGAGGAGATCCTCGCCGAGCTCACCGGCGAGTCGCTGCCGCCCGGGCCCGCGACGCTCACCGAGCGAGCGGCACGCGAGGTCGGGCCCGGCACGCTCCTCCTCACCTACCGGCTCGACCTCGGCACCGGCGCGAGCCGCCGCTCCTCGCTGTGGTGCGAGGAGGACGGCGCCGTGCGGTGCGTCTTCCACCAGGGCACGCCGCTCCCGGGCTGA
- a CDS encoding PadR family transcriptional regulator: MASQLTEMLKGTLEGIVLAMLDERSAYGYEITTGLRDRGFAEIAEGTVYALLVRIEQRGLVEVEKVPSEKGPPRKVYSLNAAGRTRLAEFWATWRFLAERIAQLDDDTHEGGAR; the protein is encoded by the coding sequence GTGGCCAGCCAGCTGACGGAGATGCTCAAGGGGACCCTTGAGGGGATCGTCCTCGCGATGCTCGACGAGCGGTCCGCCTACGGGTACGAGATCACCACGGGCCTGCGCGACCGCGGCTTCGCCGAGATCGCCGAGGGCACCGTCTACGCCCTGCTCGTGCGCATCGAGCAGCGCGGCCTCGTCGAGGTGGAGAAGGTCCCGTCCGAGAAGGGCCCGCCCCGCAAGGTCTACTCGCTCAACGCCGCCGGCCGCACCCGGCTCGCGGAGTTCTGGGCCACCTGGAGGTTCCTCGCCGAGCGCATCGCCCAGCTCGACGACGACACGCACGAAGGGGGAGCACGATGA
- a CDS encoding epoxide hydrolase family protein, whose translation MVEQVPVTGDLPGLRPFRVAVPEAELADLRDRLRRTRWPEAAPAPGWEQGIPLEVVQRLCRRWAEGYDWRATEARLDAVPQYLVTVDGLDLHLLHARSPHPGAFPLVLTHGWPGSVLELLSLVGPLTDPPAHGGRAEDAFDVVIPSLPGYGFSGRPTTRGWGIERVARAWARLMALLGYDRYGAAGSDWGTSVSATLGVLDPAHVAGVHLVPPLAGPRPDGGPPSPEERAALAELAQRGRESSAYSEVHRTAPQTVGYALTDSPAGLCAWLGEKLLAWTGPPGLTDDQVLDQVSLYWFTRTAASSARLYAESIGQVAGWLGGQDEPVVRVPAGASVFGAEVPRPSRRWTERRFPDLRYWAEHERGGHFPALEVPELLVEDLRAFYRHVR comes from the coding sequence ATGGTCGAGCAGGTGCCGGTGACCGGTGACCTGCCCGGCCTGCGCCCGTTCCGGGTCGCGGTGCCCGAGGCGGAGCTCGCCGACCTGCGCGACCGACTACGGCGCACCCGCTGGCCCGAGGCCGCGCCGGCGCCCGGCTGGGAGCAGGGGATCCCGCTCGAGGTCGTGCAGCGGCTGTGCCGGCGCTGGGCCGAGGGCTACGACTGGCGGGCCACCGAGGCGCGGCTCGACGCGGTCCCGCAGTACCTCGTCACCGTCGACGGGCTCGATCTTCATCTGCTGCACGCACGTTCGCCGCACCCCGGCGCCTTCCCGCTGGTCCTCACCCACGGCTGGCCCGGCTCGGTGCTCGAGCTGCTGTCGCTCGTCGGGCCGCTCACCGACCCGCCGGCGCACGGTGGCCGGGCCGAGGACGCGTTCGACGTCGTCATCCCCTCGCTGCCCGGGTACGGGTTCAGCGGCAGGCCGACGACGCGCGGCTGGGGGATCGAGCGCGTCGCGCGCGCCTGGGCACGGCTCATGGCGCTGCTCGGGTACGACCGGTACGGCGCCGCGGGCAGCGACTGGGGGACGAGCGTGTCGGCGACGCTCGGCGTGCTCGACCCGGCGCACGTCGCCGGGGTCCACCTCGTGCCACCGCTCGCCGGCCCCCGACCCGACGGCGGTCCGCCCAGCCCCGAGGAGCGGGCGGCGCTCGCCGAGCTGGCGCAGCGGGGGCGGGAGTCGTCGGCGTACTCCGAGGTGCACCGGACCGCGCCGCAGACGGTCGGCTACGCGCTCACCGACTCACCGGCCGGCCTGTGCGCCTGGCTCGGGGAGAAGCTCCTCGCCTGGACGGGCCCGCCCGGACTCACCGACGACCAGGTCCTGGACCAGGTGAGCCTGTACTGGTTCACCCGTACCGCAGCCTCCTCGGCCCGGCTCTACGCGGAGAGCATCGGGCAGGTGGCCGGCTGGCTCGGCGGGCAGGACGAGCCGGTGGTCCGGGTGCCCGCAGGGGCCTCGGTCTTCGGGGCGGAGGTTCCCCGGCCCTCCCGACGCTGGACCGAGCGCCGCTTCCCGGACCTCCGGTACTGGGCCGAGCACGAGCGCGGCGGGCACTTCCCGGCCCTCGAGGTGCCCGAGCTGCTCGTGGAGGACCTGCGGGCGTTCTACCGCCACGTCCGCTGA
- a CDS encoding dihydrofolate reductase family protein, protein MGLIVVQAFVTLDGVVQAGGGPEEDTDGGFPHGGWQARYDTEHGGTEMGGLVREWEGRTGALLLGRRTYEIFAGSWGVWDENAPGFQGELTRRYNRVPKYVASRTLTRLGWAGSHLLGQDVPGAVRRVREEVDGEVRVWGSTRLVRTLAAHGLVDEYRLARYPVVLGTGKRLFSDGFAPSDLRLTRSRALSSGVVVSWYRPVREVAASP, encoded by the coding sequence GTGGGTTTGATCGTGGTGCAGGCGTTCGTGACGCTCGACGGCGTCGTCCAGGCAGGAGGCGGGCCGGAGGAGGACACCGACGGCGGGTTCCCGCACGGAGGATGGCAGGCGAGGTACGACACCGAGCACGGCGGCACGGAGATGGGTGGTCTCGTCCGGGAGTGGGAGGGCAGGACCGGGGCGCTCCTGCTGGGGCGGCGGACGTACGAGATCTTCGCCGGCTCGTGGGGGGTGTGGGACGAGAACGCCCCAGGCTTCCAGGGCGAGCTGACGCGGCGCTACAACCGGGTGCCGAAGTACGTCGCCTCGCGGACGCTGACGCGGCTCGGCTGGGCCGGGTCCCACCTCCTCGGGCAGGACGTGCCGGGCGCGGTCCGCCGGGTGCGGGAGGAGGTGGACGGCGAGGTCCGGGTCTGGGGCAGCACGCGCCTGGTGCGGACGCTGGCCGCGCACGGGCTGGTCGACGAGTACCGGCTCGCGCGCTACCCCGTCGTCCTGGGCACGGGGAAGCGGCTGTTCTCCGACGGCTTCGCGCCGTCCGACCTCCGCCTCACCAGGTCCCGCGCCCTGTCCTCCGGCGTGGTCGTGTCCTGGTACCGGCCCGTACGAGAGGTTGCGGCCAGTCCCTGA
- a CDS encoding dihydrofolate reductase family protein: MKLTVHTFASLDGVMQGPGSPEEDPSGGFDRGGWVVPFMEEDFGRVVDSWFARTTELLFGRTTYDLMAGYWPQVTDPDDAVAAVLNGSPKHLVSMTVTAPSWANTVSVIADDVAGRVRELTNRPGGELQVHGSWRLVQALHEAGLVDEYRIIEFPVVVGEGKRIFRDGATASSFDVVETQVLGSGAVYRVLRPTPFTRGAFSVEDGRETVALDV, from the coding sequence ATGAAGCTCACCGTCCACACCTTCGCCAGCCTCGACGGCGTCATGCAGGGGCCCGGCTCCCCGGAGGAGGACCCGAGCGGCGGGTTCGACCGCGGCGGATGGGTCGTCCCGTTCATGGAGGAGGACTTCGGCCGGGTCGTGGACAGCTGGTTCGCGCGGACCACCGAGCTGCTCTTCGGCCGCACCACCTACGACCTCATGGCGGGGTACTGGCCGCAGGTCACCGACCCGGACGACGCCGTCGCCGCCGTGCTCAACGGCAGCCCCAAGCACCTCGTCTCGATGACGGTCACCGCCCCGTCCTGGGCCAACACGGTGAGCGTCATCGCCGACGACGTCGCAGGCCGGGTCCGGGAGCTCACGAACCGGCCCGGGGGAGAGCTGCAGGTCCACGGGTCGTGGCGGCTCGTCCAGGCGCTGCACGAGGCGGGCCTGGTCGACGAGTACCGGATCATCGAGTTCCCGGTGGTCGTGGGCGAGGGGAAGCGGATCTTCCGGGACGGGGCGACGGCCTCCAGCTTCGACGTCGTGGAGACGCAGGTGCTCGGGTCCGGCGCCGTCTACCGGGTGCTGCGCCCCACGCCGTTCACCAGAGGCGCCTTCTCCGTCGAGGACGGGCGGGAGACCGTCGCGCTCGACGTCTGA